The following coding sequences lie in one Sesamum indicum cultivar Zhongzhi No. 13 linkage group LG9, S_indicum_v1.0, whole genome shotgun sequence genomic window:
- the LOC105171226 gene encoding TPR repeat-containing thioredoxin TTL4 yields MGEISGEKTGCGFLRAVFGRRGTRPRRSSSTGSLPQTNLNNNNVTRFPSTPGSRTRKDAFADSPNAKKDQKQADRIIERPGQTYSRNVYKPQQHQGLNKNETARAGSQQGYVPARKGPPPGPGISGELESVIMDYQKMKGAGSLIRASSSNVMLFGNLGNLRQPRNNNSSNAGSNNVLDYTPSSAKDEPVPANGKYSTSVIGNVVKKNEHGPEKPVSLCRALSTRMDPEELKILGNEDYKNGRFAEAVALYDAAISIDPNKASYRSNKSAALVALGKLLEAAFECREAIRIEPCYQRAHNRLATLYVRLGEADKAVYHFKQSGPEADPDAMNKAKTVQIHLNKCTDSKRQGDWNGVLRETSLSIEAGADSAPLIFGLKAEALLKLNRREEAIQTMQNCPNFDIDDCTKLYGPIGSASILVYRAQFNLVTGRFDDAVAAAQRATKLDPNNMEATAMLRRSKAVASARANGNELFKVARYSEASIAYGEGLSYDPYNAVLLCNRAACKSKLGQYQKALDDCNAALNVRSNYSKAILRRADCYAKMEKWGACVQDCEVLLRENPDDEEVQKLLKEAKMNLQKHGGNLDTNVGNSPSTSIVVVSSIERFRDYVTSPGTSMVLFCKKAGDRKTMQLIQQLNQRYPSINFLKVEVDDHPSLAKSEGVNSFPTFIIYTNGLRAKEVRGDNYVLLEKSIKYYVNS; encoded by the exons ATGGGAGAGATTTCTGGTGAGAAAACGGGCTGTGGCTTTCTCAGAGCAGTTTTCGGGCGCAGAGGTACACGGCCGAGAAGATCATCCTCCACGGGATCTCTTCCGCAGACCAATTTGAATAACAATAATGTGACCCGATTTCCAAGCACCCCGGGCTCCAGAACCCGGAAAGATGCCTTTGCGGACTCACCCAATGCTAAAAAGGACCAGAAACAGGCCGACAGGATCATCGAACGGCCCGGCCAAACCTACTCAAGGAATGTTTATAAGCCTCAGCAGCATCAGGGCCTGAACAAGAATGAAACAGCTCGGGCTGGAAGCCAACAGGGCTACGTCCCGGCCCGAAAGGGGCCTCCTCCAGGGCCTGGAATCTCGGGCGAGCTCGAAAGCGTGATTATGGATTACCAGAAGATGAAAGGGGCAGGTTCTCTAATCAGGGCATCGTCCAGCAACGTAATGTTGTTTGGCAATTTGGGGAACTTGAGACAGCCCAGAAACAATAATAGCAGCAATGCGGGCTCAAACAATGTTCTTGATTACACTCCTAGTTCCGCCAAGGATGAGCCTGTCCCGGCCAATGGCAAATACTCCACCAGCGTAATAGGGAATGTGGTCAAGAAAAACGAACACGGGCCTGAAAAGCCCGTTTCCCTCTGCCGGGCCTTGTCCACTAGAATGGACCCCGAGGAACTGAAAATTCTTGGAAACGAAGACTACAAAAACGGGCGATTTGCAGAAGCGGTGGCCCTTTACGACGCAGCGATTTCCATTGACCCGAATAAGGCTTCTTATAGAAGCAACAAGAGTGCAGCGCTCGTTGCACTCGGCAAGCTTCTTGAGGCAGCATTTGAGTGTCGTGAAGCCATTCGTATCGAGCCGTGTTACCAACGAGCTCACAATCGATTAGCAACCCTTTATGTCAG GTTAGGAGAGGCTGACAAGGCCGTGTACCATTTCAAACAGTCCGGGCCGGAAGCCGATCCTGATGCTATGAACAAGGCTAAGACAGTTCAGATTCATTTAAACAAGTGTACTGATTCAAAGAGACAGGGGGATTGGAACGGTGTCTTGAGAGAGACCAGTTTGTCTATAGAAGCCGGTGCTGATTCTGCGCCGTTG ATATTTGGTCTGAAAGCTGAGGCCTTGTTGAAGCTCAATAGGCGTGAAGAAGCAATCCAAACCATGCAGAACTGCCCCAATTTCGACATTGATGATTGTACAAAGCTCTACGGGCCTATTGGAAGTGCAAGCATCTTAGTGTATCGTGCTCAATTTAACCTCGTCACGGGGAG GTTCGACGATGCTGTGGCAGCAGCTCAACGAGCAACTAAGCTTGATCCAAATAACATGGAAGCAACAGCGATGTTAAGGAGGTCAAAGGCTGTAGCATCAGCGAGAGCAAATGGCAATGAGCTGTTCAAGGTTGCAAGATATTCCGAGGCAAGTATTGCATATGGTGAAGGGCTTAGCTACGACCCCTATAACGCGGTCTTGTTGTGCAACAGAGCTGCCTGCAAGTCAAAACTCGGCCAATACCAGAAAGCTTTAGACGATTGCAATGCTGCGCTTAATGTCCGTTCGAATTATAGTAAGGCTATATTAAGACGGGCCGATTGTTATGCCAAG ATGGAGAAATGGGGTGCATGTGTTCAAGACTGTGAAGTATTGTTGCGAGAAAATCCAGATGACGAAGAGGTACAGAAGTTATTGAAGGAGGCGAAGATGAACCTTCAGAAACACGGAGGAAACTTAGACACAAATGTGGGCAATAGCCCTAGTACCAGCATTGTTGTTGTGTCGAGCATCGAACGTTTCAGAGACTATGTAACATCTCCTG GTACATCTATGGTTTTGTTCTGTAAGAAGGCAGGGGATAGGAAAACCATGCAGCTCATACAGCAACTCAACCAGAGATATCCATCGATCAACTTCCTTAAG GTGGAGGTGGACGACCACCCTTCATTAGCCAAGTCCGAAGGGGTGAACTCATTTCCGACTTTCATAATATACACCAATGGATTGCGGGCAAAAGAAGTCCGGGGAGACAACTATGTTTTGTTAGAGAAATCgatcaaatattatgtcaaCTCATGA
- the LOC105171219 gene encoding protein SCO1 homolog 2, mitochondrial, which produces MPLLSTIVCSSLKSSEASPRILRRFVASKRFSSSIFTRCGQSNVSRYPLTEPTIVGDPEGLNCFKRFGSSKRYYSSSTRSTSSNKPSLPLPEQAVAPVSWRSFLIPGSVLAGIGGLVLFIHYNDEKRAVPKGKGEKFERSAIQGPIIGGPFSLIDTEGQLVTEKNLLGNWVLLYFGYTSSPDVGPAEVRKMANTINILESKENTKVLPIFVTIDPQRDTPSQLRAYIREFDSRIVGLTGPVAAIRQMAQEYRVYFKKVDEEGDDYLVESSHNMYLINPNKEVARSFGVEYSAEELAEAITKELKKTKTTISSS; this is translated from the exons GTTTGTTGCATCTAAGAGATTCTCCTCATCAATTTTCACAAGGTGTGGCCAGAGCAATGTATCCCGCTATCCATTAACTGAACCAACAATAGTGGGGGATCCTGAGGGTTTGAATTGTTTCAAGAG GTTTGGTTCATCTAAGAGATATTACTCTTCCAGTACAAGGTCCACGAGCAGCAATAAGCCTTCTCTTCCCTTACCTGAACAGGCTGTGGCTCCTGTCTCTTGGAGATCATTTCTAATT CCTGGTTCTGTTCTAGCTGGGATTGGTGGGTTGGTTTTGTTCATTCACTATAATGATGAGAAGAGAGCAGTGCCAAAAG GTAAGGGTGAAAAGTTTGAAAGAAGTGCCATTCAAGGGCCGATTATTGGTGGCCCTTTCAGTCTAATTGATACAGAAGGTCAGCTTGTAACTGAAAAGAATCTTCTGGGGAATTGggttcttttatattttggttacACTTCATCCCCTGATGTTGGGCCAGCAGAAGTTCGTAAGATGGCCAatactattaatatattag AGTCAAAAGAGAATACCAAGGTCTTACCCATATTTGTCACAATTGATCCTCAGCGGGACACCCCTTCGCAGCTTCGCGCTTATATCAGAG AGTTTGACTCGAGAATAGTGGGGTTAACCGGACCAGTTGCTGCTATAAGGCAGATGGCACAAGAATACAGAGTATACTTCAAAAAGGTCGACGAAGAGGGAGATGATTATCTCGTTGAGTCCTCTCACAACAT GTACTTGATTAATCCAAACAAGGAGGTGGCAAGATCCTTCGGTGTTGAATATAGTGCGGAGGAACTTGCAGAGGCTATTACCAAAGAGCTGAAAAAAACTAAGACAACCATTTCATCAAGTTGA